CCGCGGCTACCGCCGAGACCGTCGCGGCCAAGGTCCCGGAGGAAATCCCGGCGACGCCCGAAACCGCGGCGACGGCCGAAGACGTAATCGTGTTCGAGGCGCCGGCGGAAGCGCCCGCGGCCCCCGCCGCGCCCCCCCGGTCTACCCCGCCCCCCGCCAGGCCGCCGGAGGTCATCACGCCTCGAGCGCCGGCCCGGCGCCTTACCACCGACCAGATAAATCAAACGATTACCAAGCGCCGCGCCGGCATCCAGAGCGAGTACAACGCCCTGCTGAAGAACAACCCCACCCTGGGCGGCGGCAAGGTCACGGTCCGTTTCGTTATCTCGAGCCGGGGCGACGTGACCTCCGCCGAGATCGCCGAAGACACCGTGGGCAGCGCCGAGCTGCGCGCCGGCATACTGCGGCGCGTCCGCAGCTGGAAGTTCCCCCGCGCGTCGGGCGAGTCCACCGTCGTCTACCCGTTCGTATTCGTCGCGAGCGGCACCTAACGCCCGCGACGTACGCCGATATATCAAAAAAGCCGCCCGACGGGCGGCTTCGCGTTTCCGATTTAATCACTCAGTAGAAGAGGGCCTTGACCTTGCCCACCGACGCCGGCTCGAGCCCGACGTCGCCCGGGCACTCCACCTGCCATATAAAATCGTTCCCGCCGGAAACCCACAGGTATTCGCCGAGATAGGCCAACCCCGCCGGCGCCGCCGGCGCGCGGAAGGACGCCGCGAGCGCGCCGCCGAGATTATATCCCACGACGAAATCCCCGGCCGCGTCCTCGCACCCCCACAAGACGTCGTTGCGGTAATCCCACGCCAGGCCGGCGAGACGCTCGGCCGTCGCGAACGTGGATAATACGCTGCCGCCGAGGCTCTGACGCCAGACGGCGCGCGGATAGTGGGAGCTGAAGAGGACGGCCGCGGGTAGGCCCGGTTGGCTCTGGTCCCCTTCGCACGCCAGGCCGCCGTCCAGGTTGTAGCGCAGCGGCCAGGAGGCGTAGACGCTGCCGCTCGCCTCGCCGCACTGGTACACGTAATCGACGTCGTAGCTGCCGAGCCACAAGTACCCGCCGTACCGGTA
This genomic window from bacterium contains:
- a CDS encoding AgmX/PglI C-terminal domain-containing protein, with amino-acid sequence SYYRPRERPGAKWLGYAAAFGLGVLVGALLFSRGCLCAPEEEEPEETAATAETVAAKVPEEIPATPETAATAEDVIVFEAPAEAPAAPAAPPRSTPPPARPPEVITPRAPARRLTTDQINQTITKRRAGIQSEYNALLKNNPTLGGGKVTVRFVISSRGDVTSAEIAEDTVGSAELRAGILRRVRSWKFPRASGESTVVYPFVFVASGT